From one Pseudomonas fluorescens genomic stretch:
- a CDS encoding response regulator, whose amino-acid sequence MLCRILLADDSPLFRAGLRALLEQKKQYAVVGDAGDGMTAVALAEKLKPDIILLDMTADTLDSEQILRELFLRVPSSHVLMLSSRSELDFVMRCLQLGAHGFLLKSATVLELEQALQALKNGGQYLSSAVLPMVIGQAVKHSRKRPSGSTTMQLTARQLEILRLIARGESTRSIADGLGLSVKTIEAHRSQIMHRLQIHDVPGLVLFAVREGIIRLND is encoded by the coding sequence ATGCTTTGCCGAATACTACTTGCCGATGACTCGCCGCTCTTTCGAGCGGGCCTGCGAGCGCTGCTCGAACAAAAAAAACAATACGCCGTAGTCGGTGACGCAGGCGACGGCATGACCGCTGTCGCCCTGGCCGAAAAGCTCAAGCCCGACATCATCCTGCTGGACATGACCGCCGACACCCTCGACAGCGAGCAGATCTTGCGCGAGCTGTTTTTGCGCGTGCCCTCCAGCCACGTATTGATGCTCTCGTCGCGCTCGGAGCTGGACTTCGTCATGCGCTGCCTGCAACTGGGTGCCCATGGCTTTCTGCTCAAGAGCGCCACCGTGCTGGAGCTGGAGCAGGCCTTGCAGGCCCTTAAGAACGGCGGCCAGTACCTGTCGTCAGCAGTTCTGCCAATGGTCATTGGCCAAGCGGTGAAGCACAGCCGCAAACGCCCCAGCGGCAGCACCACGATGCAGCTCACCGCACGCCAGCTGGAAATCCTCCGGTTGATCGCCCGGGGTGAATCGACCCGTTCGATTGCCGACGGCCTGGGCCTGAGCGTGAAAACCATCGAAGCGCACCGCTCGCAGATCATGCACCGCCTGCAGATTCACGATGTGCCGGGGCTGGTGCTGTTCGCCGTGCGCGAAGGAATCATCCGCCTCAACGATTGA
- a CDS encoding CheR family methyltransferase codes for MPAGSRPPLLSEAQFLRFRTLVSQRTGVFLEADRRAAVAARLGKRLRHLQLSAFEQYLQLIEQPDQQPEQQRVLDLLIAGDSYFFREHRHFEFLAQWLRDMPRPLRLWSAACASGEEAYSLAMVASEHAVNDDWRVLASDVSPNLLLQASEGIYDVAQARYFPAGWLQRYCLCGVGEMAGRMRMAASLRERLTFRLINLIQPLPGDLGLFDVIFLRNLLTYFSQDEKQRVVHRLLARLRPGGLLLIGHSESIHGLDLPLRPILPSVFERL; via the coding sequence ATGCCTGCCGGCAGCCGCCCTCCGTTGCTGAGCGAAGCCCAGTTCCTGCGCTTTCGCACCCTGGTCAGCCAGCGCACTGGCGTGTTTCTCGAAGCCGACCGTCGTGCCGCCGTGGCGGCGCGCCTGGGAAAGCGTCTTCGGCATCTGCAACTGAGCGCCTTCGAGCAGTATCTGCAATTGATCGAGCAGCCTGATCAGCAACCGGAACAACAACGGGTGCTCGACTTGCTGATTGCCGGCGACAGCTACTTCTTCCGCGAACATCGTCACTTCGAATTCCTTGCTCAGTGGCTACGCGACATGCCCCGGCCGCTGAGGCTCTGGAGCGCTGCCTGCGCCTCTGGCGAAGAAGCCTACAGCCTGGCCATGGTTGCTAGCGAACACGCCGTAAACGACGACTGGCGCGTGCTGGCCAGCGACGTCAGCCCCAACCTGCTGCTGCAGGCAAGCGAAGGCATCTACGATGTCGCCCAGGCCCGCTACTTCCCCGCAGGCTGGTTGCAACGCTACTGCCTGTGCGGCGTTGGCGAGATGGCCGGGCGCATGCGCATGGCGGCCTCCTTGCGCGAGCGCCTGACGTTTCGCCTGATTAACCTGATCCAGCCACTGCCTGGCGACCTGGGGCTGTTCGATGTGATCTTTCTGCGCAATCTGCTGACCTATTTCAGTCAGGATGAGAAGCAGCGCGTGGTTCATCGCCTGCTGGCCCGCCTGCGCCCAGGCGGCCTGCTGCTGATCGGGCATAGCGAGAGCATCCACGGGCTCGACCTGCCCTTGCGGCCGATCCTGCCCTCGGTGTTCGAACGCCTATGA
- a CDS encoding glycine zipper domain-containing protein, which produces MMKYSSILLLSLGLLSGVASAGGTTEAGIGGALGGVLGSVVGQSIGGSTGGAIGAGLGGAAGSAVGADKRQRGEAAIGGALGAAGGNVVGRSMGGTTGSYIGAAAGGGAGGALGNYMGNKADEDDRDDRRYRRGYDDRRYYDRGHHYGHRKHKKHWRHR; this is translated from the coding sequence TTGATGAAGTACTCCTCGATTCTGTTGTTGTCTCTTGGCCTGCTCAGCGGCGTTGCCTCCGCAGGTGGCACCACCGAAGCCGGTATTGGCGGCGCATTGGGTGGGGTACTCGGCTCAGTGGTCGGTCAATCGATCGGCGGCAGCACCGGCGGTGCAATCGGTGCGGGCCTTGGCGGCGCGGCCGGCAGTGCGGTCGGTGCCGACAAGCGCCAGCGTGGTGAAGCGGCAATCGGTGGTGCCCTGGGCGCAGCCGGCGGTAACGTGGTCGGCCGCAGCATGGGCGGCACCACCGGCAGCTACATCGGTGCAGCCGCAGGCGGTGGTGCTGGTGGCGCGCTGGGTAACTACATGGGCAACAAGGCCGATGAAGACGACCGCGATGACCGTCGCTATCGCCGCGGCTACGACGACCGTCGTTATTACGACCGTGGCCACCACTACGGCCACCGCAAGCACAAAAAGCACTGGCGTCATCGCTAA
- a CDS encoding FdhF/YdeP family oxidoreductase, with protein sequence MSLHHQADQKPVPRYKPYNGAAGGWGALRSVAQAWIGSDNALKNIRALLKTNQNGGFDCPGCAWGDSPESGMVKFCENGAKAVNWEATKRRVDAKFFARHSVTSLLAQSDYWLEYQGRLTEPMVYDASTDRYKPIDWDGAFALIAEHLQQLESPDQAEFYTSGRASNEAAYLYQLFVRAYGTNNFPDCSNMCHEASGVALGQSVGVGKGTVTFDDFEHADAIFVWGQNPGTNHPRMLEPLREAVKRGAQVVCVNPLKERGLERFQHPQHPLEMLTNGDRPTNTAYFRPALGGDMALLRGMAKFLLQWEREAQASNAPAIFDHDFLNQHTQDVLAYLAAVDTTSWEQITAQSGLTLAEIEQAARMYCKAKKVIMCWAMGITQHRHSVSTIQEISNLMLLRGNLGVPGAGLCPVRGHSNVQGDRTMGINERPPVALLDSLERRFGFKVPRHNGHNTVEAIRAMADGQAKVFIALGGNFAQATPDTERTAQALRNCELTVQISTKLNRSHLLHGKQALILPCLGRTDIDLQGEGPQAVTVEDSFSMVHASNGQLQPLSRQMRSEPAVIAGIANATLGAKPVDWNWLIADYARIRDLIDQTIPGFENFNQRLQHPGGFYLGNSAGQRQWKTASGRANFKANALPDDLLHERVRASGQVPDLIMQSMRSHDQYNTTIYGLDDRYRGVKGQRNVLFANEADIIRLGFHPGDKADIVSLWSDGRERRVKGFTLLAFDIPAGQAAAYYPEVNPLVPLESVGDGSHTPTSKFVAIQLQPTSDNARIL encoded by the coding sequence GTGAGCCTGCATCACCAAGCCGATCAGAAGCCTGTGCCTCGCTATAAACCCTACAATGGCGCCGCGGGTGGTTGGGGCGCACTACGTAGCGTGGCCCAGGCCTGGATCGGCAGCGACAACGCGCTGAAGAACATCCGCGCGCTGCTCAAGACCAACCAGAACGGCGGTTTTGACTGCCCGGGCTGTGCCTGGGGCGACTCACCGGAAAGCGGCATGGTCAAGTTCTGCGAGAACGGCGCCAAGGCAGTGAACTGGGAGGCGACCAAGCGCCGGGTGGATGCCAAGTTCTTCGCTCGCCACAGCGTCACCTCGCTGCTGGCCCAGAGCGACTACTGGCTCGAATACCAGGGCCGGCTGACCGAGCCGATGGTTTACGACGCCAGCACCGACCGCTACAAACCCATCGACTGGGACGGCGCCTTCGCCCTGATCGCCGAGCACCTGCAGCAACTCGAAAGTCCCGACCAGGCCGAGTTCTATACCTCTGGCCGGGCCAGCAACGAAGCGGCCTATCTGTATCAGCTGTTCGTGCGCGCCTACGGCACCAATAATTTCCCCGACTGCTCGAACATGTGCCACGAGGCCAGTGGCGTGGCCCTTGGGCAAAGTGTCGGGGTCGGCAAGGGCACGGTGACCTTCGACGACTTCGAACACGCCGACGCGATCTTCGTCTGGGGCCAGAACCCCGGTACCAACCACCCGCGCATGCTCGAACCGCTGCGTGAAGCGGTCAAGCGCGGCGCCCAGGTGGTGTGCGTCAACCCGCTCAAGGAACGCGGCCTGGAACGTTTCCAGCACCCGCAGCACCCGCTGGAAATGCTCACCAACGGCGACCGCCCGACCAACACGGCCTATTTCCGCCCGGCCCTGGGCGGCGACATGGCGCTGCTGCGCGGCATGGCCAAGTTTCTCTTGCAGTGGGAGCGTGAAGCCCAGGCCAGCAACGCCCCGGCGATTTTCGACCACGACTTTCTCAACCAGCACACCCAGGACGTACTTGCCTACCTGGCCGCAGTCGATACCACCTCCTGGGAGCAGATCACCGCGCAATCGGGCCTGACCCTGGCCGAGATCGAACAAGCCGCGCGCATGTACTGCAAGGCCAAAAAGGTCATCATGTGCTGGGCCATGGGCATCACCCAGCATCGCCATTCGGTGTCGACCATCCAGGAAATATCCAACCTGATGCTGCTGCGCGGCAACCTCGGCGTACCAGGCGCCGGCCTGTGCCCGGTGCGTGGCCACAGCAACGTGCAGGGCGACCGCACCATGGGCATCAACGAGCGGCCACCGGTGGCCCTGCTCGATTCCCTGGAGCGCCGCTTCGGCTTCAAGGTGCCACGGCACAATGGCCACAACACGGTCGAGGCGATCCGGGCCATGGCCGACGGCCAGGCCAAGGTGTTTATCGCCCTGGGCGGCAACTTCGCCCAGGCTACCCCGGATACCGAACGCACTGCCCAGGCCCTGCGCAACTGCGAACTGACCGTACAGATCAGTACCAAGCTCAACCGCAGCCATCTGCTGCATGGCAAGCAAGCGTTGATTCTGCCTTGCCTGGGGCGCACCGATATCGACCTGCAAGGCGAAGGCCCGCAGGCAGTGACGGTGGAAGATTCGTTCAGCATGGTCCACGCCTCCAACGGCCAGTTGCAGCCGCTGTCGCGACAGATGCGCTCGGAGCCTGCGGTCATCGCCGGGATCGCCAATGCCACCCTCGGCGCCAAACCGGTGGACTGGAACTGGCTGATCGCCGACTACGCGCGGATCCGTGACCTGATCGACCAGACCATCCCCGGCTTTGAGAACTTCAACCAGCGCCTGCAGCACCCAGGCGGCTTCTACCTGGGCAACAGCGCCGGCCAACGGCAATGGAAAACCGCCAGCGGCCGGGCCAACTTCAAGGCCAATGCCCTGCCGGACGACCTGCTGCATGAGCGCGTGCGCGCCAGCGGCCAGGTGCCGGACCTGATCATGCAGTCGATGCGCTCCCACGATCAGTACAACACCACTATCTACGGCCTGGATGATCGCTACCGTGGGGTCAAGGGCCAGCGCAACGTGCTGTTTGCCAATGAAGCCGACATCATCCGCCTGGGTTTCCACCCCGGTGACAAGGCCGATATCGTCTCGTTGTGGAGCGATGGCCGCGAGCGGCGAGTCAAGGGCTTCACCCTGCTGGCCTTTGATATCCCAGCCGGCCAGGCGGCGGCCTACTATCCGGAGGTCAATCCGCTGGTGCCATTGGAAAGCGTTGGCGATGGCAGCCACACGCCGACCTCGAAGTTCGTTGCGATCCAGTTGCAGCCTACCAGCGACAACGCCCGGATCCTCTGA
- the fdhD gene encoding formate dehydrogenase accessory sulfurtransferase FdhD yields the protein MSTKPPACAASTPLVTAPAASNIYDYCHLDDDSQAHTALAEEVALAIAYNGISQAVMLVSPTDLEDFIVGFSIGSGIIASANEIYDVKFTSSGSAVHAEVEIANRAFWNLKTQRRQLAGTSGCGLCGVEAVEQALPDLAVLPGAPLPPAQWLAGLRQRMDAFQPLGQHCGAVHAALFMNNQGEILLGREDIGRHNALDKLIGALVRQHISLDGGLAIVTSRCSLELIQKVLRAGIQTLVSLSSPTGLALQWARRHNLNLIHLPKHSAPRVFSPVRENRT from the coding sequence ATGAGCACTAAACCCCCGGCCTGTGCGGCGTCCACCCCGCTTGTGACTGCGCCCGCGGCCAGCAATATCTACGACTACTGCCACCTTGACGACGACAGCCAGGCCCATACCGCACTGGCTGAGGAAGTCGCGCTGGCGATCGCTTACAACGGCATCAGCCAGGCAGTCATGCTGGTCAGCCCCACTGACCTGGAAGACTTTATCGTCGGCTTCAGCATCGGCAGCGGCATCATTGCCTCGGCCAACGAGATCTACGACGTCAAGTTCACCAGCAGTGGTTCGGCCGTGCACGCCGAAGTCGAGATCGCCAACCGCGCCTTCTGGAACCTCAAGACCCAGCGCCGGCAACTGGCCGGGACCAGCGGCTGTGGCTTGTGCGGTGTGGAAGCGGTGGAGCAGGCGCTACCTGACCTTGCCGTGCTGCCGGGCGCGCCGCTGCCGCCAGCGCAATGGCTCGCAGGCTTGCGTCAGCGGATGGATGCCTTCCAACCCCTGGGCCAGCACTGCGGTGCGGTGCATGCGGCACTGTTCATGAACAATCAGGGTGAGATCCTGCTGGGCCGCGAAGACATCGGTCGGCACAACGCCCTCGACAAGTTGATCGGTGCCCTGGTACGCCAGCACATCAGCCTCGACGGCGGCCTGGCAATCGTCACCAGCCGCTGCAGCCTGGAACTGATCCAAAAGGTGTTGCGCGCCGGCATCCAGACCCTGGTCAGCCTGTCCTCGCCCACCGGCCTGGCTCTGCAGTGGGCGCGCCGGCACAACCTCAACCTTATTCACCTGCCCAAACACAGCGCGCCACGGGTGTTCAGCCCCGTGCGGGAGAACAGAACGTGA
- a CDS encoding LysR family transcriptional regulator produces the protein MDIKQLKFLIALDETRHFGQAAARCHVTQPTLSMRLRNLEQELDLALVNRGQRFEGFTAQGERVLAWARSVIAAYDGLNAEAAACRGHLVGTLRLGVVPLSSFDPLPLLRRMHQQHPELRFELSALSSEQILEQLTSNQLDLGVSYLDRLDHERFQSLPLGETRMGLLYDPDHFRFDDQPLSWQQLTELPLGLLTAGMHFRQSIDHNFHSRGLTPQLLLQTDAVHQLAQAVSGGLCCAIMPLAAGLEVLTERLRLQPIEQACTLAPLGLIMRRTAPRSALAEVCLAEYQALQGEA, from the coding sequence ATGGACATCAAACAACTCAAATTCCTCATCGCCCTGGATGAAACCCGCCACTTCGGCCAAGCCGCCGCCCGCTGCCACGTGACCCAGCCGACCCTGTCGATGCGCTTGCGCAACCTGGAACAGGAGCTGGACCTGGCCCTGGTCAACCGTGGCCAGCGCTTCGAGGGCTTTACTGCCCAGGGCGAGCGGGTCCTGGCCTGGGCCCGCTCGGTGATTGCCGCCTACGACGGCCTGAATGCCGAAGCGGCCGCCTGCCGCGGTCATCTGGTCGGCACCCTGCGACTGGGCGTGGTGCCACTGTCGAGCTTCGACCCGTTGCCGTTGCTGCGGCGCATGCACCAGCAGCACCCGGAACTGCGCTTCGAACTCAGCGCCCTGAGCTCCGAGCAGATCCTCGAACAGCTCACCAGCAACCAGCTGGACCTGGGCGTGTCGTACCTCGATCGGCTCGACCATGAACGCTTCCAGTCGCTGCCGCTGGGCGAGACGCGCATGGGGCTTTTATATGATCCAGATCATTTCCGCTTTGACGACCAGCCCCTAAGCTGGCAACAGCTGACCGAACTGCCGCTGGGCTTGCTCACCGCCGGCATGCATTTTCGCCAGTCGATCGACCACAACTTCCACAGCCGCGGCCTGACCCCGCAGCTGTTGCTGCAGACCGATGCCGTCCATCAGTTGGCCCAGGCCGTCAGCGGCGGCCTGTGTTGCGCCATTATGCCGTTGGCGGCGGGCCTGGAAGTGCTCACCGAACGGCTGCGCCTGCAACCGATCGAACAGGCCTGTACCCTGGCGCCACTGGGCCTGATCATGCGCCGCACGGCGCCGCGCTCGGCCCTGGCCGAGGTGTGTCTGGCTGAATATCAAGCGCTGCAAGGCGAGGCTTGA
- the lysM gene encoding peptidoglycan-binding protein LysM, translated as MSIFSFVKEAGEKLIDLLTPGNANASEQLKEHVSKVGLGNPNIQTTVEGSKVTVTGEVASQEEKEKILLALGNIAGVESVDDQITVTGPLVAAARFVVVKKGDTLSAISLAVYGNANQYNKIFEANKPLLSHPDKIYPGQTLRIPE; from the coding sequence ATGAGCATTTTCAGTTTCGTCAAAGAAGCAGGCGAGAAACTTATCGACCTGTTGACCCCGGGTAATGCCAATGCCAGCGAGCAGTTGAAGGAGCATGTCTCCAAGGTAGGCTTGGGCAATCCGAACATTCAGACAACTGTCGAGGGCAGCAAGGTGACGGTCACCGGCGAGGTGGCCAGCCAGGAAGAGAAGGAGAAAATCCTGCTGGCGCTGGGCAACATTGCCGGTGTGGAGTCGGTGGATGATCAGATCACTGTTACCGGGCCTCTGGTTGCCGCTGCCCGTTTTGTCGTGGTGAAGAAGGGCGACACCCTCAGTGCCATTTCCCTGGCTGTGTACGGCAACGCCAACCAGTACAACAAGATTTTCGAAGCCAACAAGCCGCTGCTCAGCCACCCGGACAAGATCTACCCGGGCCAGACCCTGCGCATCCCTGAATAA
- the yrfG gene encoding GMP/IMP nucleotidase — MPVLAWSTIDTVLLDMDGTLLDLHFDNHFWLEQLPQRYAELHSISRAMAELELQPLFEQHAGSLNWYCLDFWSRELNIPVRELKLETAHLIALRPDADTFLKAIKDAGKRVILITNAHRDSLSLKLERVELAPYFERLISSHDYGYPKENPQFWSALQADIGFSPQRSLFIDDTLSILRSARDFGVAHLLAVRQPDSRKGPRDTEEFAAVEDYRALLEGL; from the coding sequence ATGCCCGTTTTAGCCTGGTCCACCATCGATACCGTCCTGCTGGACATGGACGGTACCCTGCTCGACCTGCATTTCGACAACCATTTCTGGCTCGAACAACTGCCCCAGCGCTACGCCGAACTGCACAGCATCAGCCGGGCCATGGCCGAACTCGAACTGCAACCGCTGTTTGAACAGCACGCCGGCTCGCTGAACTGGTACTGCCTGGACTTCTGGAGCCGCGAGCTGAACATTCCGGTGCGCGAACTGAAGCTGGAAACCGCCCACCTGATCGCCCTGCGCCCGGATGCCGACACCTTCCTCAAGGCGATCAAGGACGCCGGCAAGCGCGTGATCCTGATCACCAACGCCCACCGCGACTCGTTGTCGCTGAAGCTGGAACGGGTGGAGCTGGCGCCCTACTTCGAGCGCCTGATCAGCTCCCATGACTACGGCTACCCCAAGGAGAACCCGCAGTTCTGGAGCGCCCTGCAGGCGGATATCGGCTTCAGCCCGCAACGCAGTCTGTTTATCGACGACACCTTGTCGATCTTGCGCAGCGCCCGCGACTTCGGTGTGGCGCACCTGCTTGCGGTGCGCCAGCCGGACAGCCGCAAAGGGCCGCGAGATACCGAAGAGTTCGCCGCAGTGGAAGACTACCGGGCGTTGCTCGAAGGGTTGTGA
- the nudE gene encoding ADP compounds hydrolase NudE — protein sequence MRQKPTVLSREIVASSRLFRVEAVQLRFANGAERTYERLVGRGNGYGAVMIVAMLDAEHAVLVEEYCGGTDEYELSLPKGLIEPGEDVLAAADRELKEEAGFGARQLEHLTELSLSPGYMSQKIQVVLATDLYEERLEGDEPEPMRVDKINLRELSALAQHPQFSEGRALAALYLVRDLLSQRGVFPL from the coding sequence ATGCGCCAGAAACCCACCGTTCTCTCTCGCGAGATCGTCGCCAGCAGCCGCCTGTTCCGCGTCGAAGCCGTGCAATTGCGCTTTGCCAACGGCGCCGAGCGCACCTACGAACGCCTGGTCGGGCGCGGCAACGGTTATGGCGCGGTGATGATCGTGGCGATGCTCGATGCCGAGCATGCGGTGCTGGTGGAAGAATACTGCGGTGGTACCGACGAGTACGAACTGTCGTTGCCCAAGGGCCTGATCGAACCGGGTGAAGACGTGCTGGCGGCGGCCGACCGCGAACTCAAGGAAGAAGCAGGTTTCGGCGCCCGTCAGCTGGAGCATCTGACCGAGCTGTCGCTGTCGCCCGGCTATATGAGCCAGAAGATCCAGGTAGTCCTGGCCACCGACCTCTATGAGGAACGCCTGGAAGGCGACGAGCCGGAGCCGATGCGTGTCGACAAGATCAACCTGCGCGAGCTGTCGGCCCTGGCCCAGCATCCGCAGTTCTCTGAAGGTCGGGCCCTGGCGGCGCTGTATCTGGTACGCGACCTGCTGAGCCAGCGCGGGGTGTTCCCGCTATGA
- the cysQ gene encoding 3'(2'),5'-bisphosphate nucleotidase CysQ, with amino-acid sequence MSDSALMQQVVELARQAGEAILPFWRADVAVTAKADESPVTAADLAAHQVIAEGLRALAPEIPVLSEEDCDIPLSERQGWQRWWLVDPLDGTKEFIAGTEEFTVNIALIEQGQVVFGVVAIPTNGRCYYGGKGFGAWLAEESGAAKAISVRTAPSAGERFTVVASRRHSSPQQEALLAGLSQAVGELELANIGSSLKFCLLAEGAADCYPRLAPTSQWDTAAAQGVLEGAGGEVLGLDGQAFVYPPRESLLNPFFLALPAAAPWRDTLLQQALAV; translated from the coding sequence ATGAGCGACAGTGCCCTGATGCAGCAAGTGGTGGAGCTGGCCCGCCAGGCGGGCGAGGCCATCCTGCCGTTCTGGCGCGCCGATGTGGCAGTGACGGCCAAGGCCGATGAGTCGCCGGTGACGGCCGCGGACCTCGCGGCCCATCAGGTCATTGCCGAGGGTTTGCGCGCGCTGGCGCCGGAGATCCCGGTGCTGTCGGAAGAAGATTGCGACATTCCCCTGAGCGAACGCCAAGGCTGGCAGCGTTGGTGGCTGGTCGATCCGCTGGATGGCACCAAGGAGTTCATCGCCGGTACAGAAGAATTTACCGTCAACATCGCCCTGATCGAGCAGGGTCAGGTGGTGTTTGGCGTGGTGGCGATTCCCACCAATGGGCGCTGCTATTACGGCGGCAAAGGCTTCGGTGCCTGGCTTGCAGAAGAGAGCGGGGCGGCCAAAGCCATCAGCGTGCGCACTGCACCATCTGCCGGCGAGCGTTTTACCGTGGTCGCCAGCCGCCGGCATTCCAGCCCGCAACAGGAGGCCTTGTTGGCCGGCCTGAGCCAGGCGGTAGGAGAGCTGGAACTGGCCAATATCGGCAGTTCGCTGAAGTTCTGCCTGCTGGCCGAGGGCGCGGCCGATTGCTACCCGCGCCTGGCACCGACGTCGCAGTGGGATACCGCGGCAGCCCAGGGCGTACTGGAAGGCGCCGGCGGCGAAGTGCTTGGCCTCGATGGCCAGGCTTTCGTCTATCCGCCGCGCGAATCCTTGCTCAACCCGTTCTTCCTGGCCTTGCCGGCTGCCGCACCGTGGCGCGACACGCTGTTGCAGCAAGCCCTAGCGGTGTAG